In one window of Megalops cyprinoides isolate fMegCyp1 chromosome 24, fMegCyp1.pri, whole genome shotgun sequence DNA:
- the LOC118771082 gene encoding proteasome activator complex subunit 2-like has translation MSKTAVMKVSKANAVKVENFRQSLLQQAEGLFSNHIPLKISQLDALLQDADLSVSDPSALHAPLDIPIPDPPSPEDEEMETDSNEEEEKKKKKAPICGYIAPNEKIVRLLDRVKPEIRALKETCITVSCWIQHLIPKIEDGNDFGVAIQEKILERITAVKTKVEGFQTNINKYFTERGDAVAKASKERHVMDYRSLVHEKDEAVYDEVRVIVLDIRGFYAELYDIISKNYDKVTNPKGEEKPSMY, from the exons ATGTCAAAAACTGCCGTGATGAAAGTCAGCAAGGCGAATGCTGTCAAG gtagAAAACTTCCGCCAGTCACTCCTGCAGCAG GCAGAGGGTCTGTTTTCCAATCACATTCCTCTGAAGATCTCGCAGCTGGATGCCTTGCTGCAG GATGCTGATCTCAGTGTCTCAGACCCTTCCGCGTTGCATGCACCCCTGGATATCCCCATCCCTGACCCCCCCAGCCCTGAGGATGAG GAGATGGAAACGGACAGtaacgaggaggaggagaagaagaaaaagaaag CCCCGATTTGCGGCTACATTGCGCCGAATGAGAAGATCGTGCGGCTGCTGGACAGGGTGAAGCCAGAGATCCGGGCCCTGAAGGAGACCTGCATCACG GTGTCCTGCTGGATTCAGCATCTGATTCCCAAAATCGAGGATGGCAACGATTTTGGAGTCGCTATCCAG GAGAAGATTCTGGAACGAATCACTGCGGTGAAGACCAAGGTGGAGGGCTTTCAAACCAACATCAACAA GTACTTCACAGAGAGAGGCGATGCAGTGGCCAAAGCCTCCAAAGAAAGACATGTG atGGATTACCGATCGCTGGTCCATGAGAAAGACGAGGCCGTGTATGATGAGGTCAGAGTGATCGTGCTGGACATTCGAGGATTCTAT GCGGAACTatatgacatcatcagcaagAACTACGACAAAGTAACCAATCCCAAGGGAGAGGAGAAGCCGTCCATGTACTGA
- the LOC118771033 gene encoding kelch repeat and BTB domain-containing protein 2-like translates to MSELGERRPVNSDYAVSLLQQLKVFYEQKLLTDVVLLVEDAEFPCHKMVLASCSSYFRAMFMSGLSESRQTHVQLRTVDPAALQIIITYAYTGHLAISDCTVEPLYETACFLQVEDVLQHCREYLVRKVNPENCVRMLSFGDMFGCRELKQSALRMAEHKFAVVFRQEAFLQLPRELLLELLSSDRLNVEREETVCEAAMLWLERNPEARSPHLSSVLSHTRIDALSEVRQRAWFRGLPPHDQSVVVQGLYKSMPKFFKPRLGMTKEEMLIFTEAAAAPDWPADGPGTTPPRRAAICYSPQAGKVYKLRSLPGGLHKVGVLVTPDNDIFIAGGQVLLKGASAERGRPSFRPVDSVFWLDAQQNAWVARAAMLCPRVRPSLVHCGRHVYAVGGDGEASRRAVERYDAARDEWSMVSPLPCAWAWCAAAAARGRVFVVTHDVAYSYLPHADAWVELASRHCAHRLASVAALGDLVFCVGGAQAASGAPGLVDGASVAVEIYDMAKDEWRAAASVPAGRGSDPVVRAVPLLGSLCVFVRETQGTERARYALYRYDAERDRWHPRQPVSQRVLWDLGRDFGCAVGKLYPSCLEERPWKPPAALFSPDGAEEFEVDGEIVTLPHV, encoded by the exons GGCGATGTTCATGAGCGGCCTGAGTGAGAGCAGGCAGACCCACGTGCAGCTGAGGACCGTGGACCCCGCCGCCCTGCAGATCATCATCACCTACGCCTACACCGGCCATCTGGCCATCAGCGACTGCACCGTGGAGCCGCTGTACGAGACCGCTTGCTTCCTACAG GTGGAGGACGTCCTGCAGCATTGCCGGGAGTACCTGGTGAGGAAGGTGAACCCCGAGAACTGCGTGCGCATGCTGAGCTTCGGGGACATGTTCGGCTGCAGGGAGCTGAAGCAGAGCGCTCTGCGCATGGCGGAGCACAAGTTCGCGGTGGTGTTCCGGCAGGAGGCCTTCCTGCAGCTGCCCCgcgagctgctgctggagctgctgagcAGCGACCGCCTGAACGTGGAGCGGGAGGAGACGGTGTGCGAGGCCGCCATGCTGTGGCTGGAGCGCAACCCCGAGGCGCGCTCACCGCACCTGTCGTCCGTGCTCAGCCACACCCGCATCGACGCGCTGTCCGAGGTCAGGCAGCGCGCCTGGTTCCGCGGCCTGCCGCCCCACGACCAGTCGGTGGTGGTGCAGGGCCTCTACAAGTCCATGCCCAAGTTCTTCAAGCCGCGGCTGGGCATGACCAAGGAGGAGATGCTGATCTTCACGGAGGCGGCGGCGGCGCCCGATTGGCCGGCCGACGGGCCCGGGACGACGCCCCCCCGGCGCGCCGCCATCTGCTACAGCCCACAGGCGGGGAAGGTGTACAAGCTGCGCAGCCTACCAGGGGGTCTGCATAAGGTGGGCGTGCTGGTCACCCCCGACAACGACATCTTCATCGCGGGGGGGCAGGTGCTGCTGAAGGGGGCGTCGGCCGAGCGGGGCCGGCCGTCCTTCCGGCCGGTGGACAGCGTCTTCTGGCTGGACGCGCAGCAGAACGCCTGGGTGGCGCGGGCGGCCATGCTGTGCCCCCGCGTGCGGCCCTCACTGGTGCACTGCGGCAGACACGTCTACGCGGTGGGCGGGGACGGCGAGGCGAGCCGCCGGGCGGTGGAGCGCTACGACGCGGCGCGGGACGAGTGGAGCATGGTGAGCCCGCTGCCATGCGCCTGGGCCTGGTGCGCGGCTGCCGCTGCCCGCGGCCGCGTCTTCGTCGTGACACACGACGTGGCATACAGCTACCTGCCGCACGCCGACGCCTGGGTGGAGCTGGCCTCCCGCCACTGTGCCCACCGCCTCGCCTCCGTCGCCGCCCTCGGCGACCTCGTCTTCTGCGTGGGCGGGGCGCAGGCGGCCAGCGGGGCGCCCGGCTTGGTGGACGGCGCCTCAGTCGCCGTGGAGATCTATGACATGGCGAAGGACGAGTGGCGGGCGGCGGCCAGCGTGCCGGCGGGGCGGGGCTCGGACCCGGTGGTGCGGGCGGTGCCGCTGCTGGGCTCACTCTGCGTGTTCGTGCGTGAGACGCAGGGGACGGAGCGCGCCCGCTACGCGCTGTACCGCTACGACGCCGAGCGCGACCGCTGGCACCCGCGGCAGCCCGTCTCCCAGCGCGTGCTCTGGGACCTGGGCCGGGACTTCGGCTGCGCCGTGGGGAAGCTGTACCCCTCCTGCCTGGAGGAGCGGCCCTGGAAGCCCCCCGCCGCCCTCTTCTCCCCGGACGGCGCCGAGGAGTTCGAGGTGGACGGGGAGATAGTGACCCTTCCTCACGTGTAG